One genomic segment of Tachyglossus aculeatus isolate mTacAcu1 chromosome 17, mTacAcu1.pri, whole genome shotgun sequence includes these proteins:
- the LOC119939032 gene encoding olfactory receptor 14A16-like, which produces MIDPLIVISAVILKIRELQLVPTALFLMFYLAALTGDLLIITVMAVDRSISFLSCVAQVFLMVLFGGSEVFFLTVMFYDHYTAICLPQRFEVLMDHRFFCDNAVMVQLSCSETYLVIDVIIVTGKHLDVSCFVSIVIPFLRIFRAVLKTPAPEALDLLVSVLYTVVPPGLNTLIYSLRNRCGGRDHREFTILVFRDSRTNLSFIDLCCISVTVPNSIHNSLTKKRSISLLGCAVQIFSAAWFASSELSVLTITCCEKHITIDATAMLNMPTVEGWAKAFSFLLHFGNVTVFLSADILFYFKPPSDSSLIVDLLVSVFYMVVPPSLNLLIYCLRTRT; this is translated from the exons ATGATAGACCCCCTCATTGTCATCTCTGCAGTTATTCTGAAG atccgggagctgcagctggtccccaCTGCGCTGTTCCTCATgttctacctggcagccctgacgggggATCTCCTCATTATCACCGTCATGGCcgtcgaccg ATCAATTTCCTTCCTGAGCTGTGtcgcccaggtcttcctgatggttctgtttggtggttcagaggtgttctTCCTCACGGTTATGTTCTACGACCACTACACTgctatctgcctcccccagcgcttcgaggtCCTCATGGACCATAGG ttcttctgtgacaatGCTGTCATGGTccaactctcctgctccgaaacgtaCCTAGTCATCGATGTGATCATAGTCACGGGGAAGCATTTGGACGTCTCCTGCTTCGTCTCAATCGTCATCCCGTTcttgcgcatcttccgggccgtgctgaagaCACCGGCCCCTGAGG CTttagacctgctggtgtccgtgttataCACGGTGGTGCCTCCTGGCCTGAacactctcatctacagcctgaggaacag gtgtgggggccgggaccacagagagttCACGATCCTTGTCTTCCGAGATTCTCGGACT AACCTCTCCTTCATCGACCTCTGttgcatctccgtcaccgtccctaactccatccacaactccctgaccaagaAGAGGTCCATCTCCCTGTTGGGCTGTGCTGTCCAGATCTTCTCCGCGGCATGGTTTGCCAGCTCAGAGTTGTCtgtcctcaca atcacctgctgCGAGAAGCACATCACCATCGATGCGACC gccatgctgaatATGCCGACCGtagagggctgggccaaagccttctcctttctgcttcacttcGGGAACGTCACGGTTTTCCTCTCTGCTGATATATTATTCTActtcaagccgccctcagactcctctttgatcgtggacctgctagTGTCCGTATTCTACAtggtggtgcccccctccctgaaccttCTCATCTACTGCCTGAGGAcaaggacatga